In the genome of Streptococcus mitis, one region contains:
- a CDS encoding HAD family hydrolase, with translation MTKKIIAVDLDGTLLNSDSQISDFTKETIKKVTEKGHQVIITTGRPYRMSKDFYRELGLDTPMINFNGSLTHLPDQVWNFEKCLTVDKKYLLDMVQRSEDIQADFIAGEYRKKFYITNPNEEIANPKLFGVEAFQPEDRFQPELVTKDPNCILLQTRASDKYALAKEMNAFYQHQLSINTWGGPLNILECTPKGVNKAFALDYLLKVMNRDKKDLIAFGDEHNDTEMLAFAGKGYAMKNANPDLLPYADEQISLTNDQDGVAKTLQDLFL, from the coding sequence ATGACGAAGAAAATTATTGCAGTTGACCTGGATGGAACCCTACTCAACTCAGACAGTCAGATTTCTGACTTCACCAAAGAAACTATTAAAAAAGTTACTGAAAAAGGGCATCAGGTTATTATTACGACAGGTCGCCCTTACCGCATGTCAAAAGATTTCTACCGTGAACTAGGCTTAGACACTCCTATGATTAATTTCAACGGCTCCCTTACTCATTTACCAGACCAAGTTTGGAACTTTGAAAAGTGTTTGACGGTAGACAAAAAATATCTGCTAGATATGGTTCAACGTTCAGAGGACATTCAAGCCGATTTTATCGCTGGAGAATATCGTAAAAAATTCTACATTACAAATCCTAATGAAGAAATTGCCAATCCCAAACTATTTGGTGTAGAAGCTTTCCAGCCTGAAGATCGATTTCAGCCTGAGTTGGTAACCAAGGATCCTAACTGTATCCTGTTGCAGACCAGAGCCAGTGACAAATATGCCTTGGCAAAAGAAATGAACGCCTTCTACCAGCATCAACTTTCTATTAATACCTGGGGAGGTCCGCTCAATATCCTTGAGTGTACACCCAAAGGGGTTAATAAGGCCTTTGCTTTGGACTACTTGCTCAAGGTAATGAACCGTGACAAAAAGGATTTGATTGCCTTTGGAGATGAACACAATGATACCGAAATGCTAGCTTTTGCTGGTAAGGGCTATGCCATGAAAAATGCCAATCCAGACTTACTCCCTTATGCAGATGAGCAAATTTCCCTGACAAATGACCAAGATGGGGTTGCCAAAACCCTGCAAGATTTATTCTTATAA
- a CDS encoding guanine permease, with protein MDKLFKLKENGTDVRTEVLAGLTTFFAMSYILFVNPQILSQTGMPAQGVFLATIIGAVAGTLMMAFYANLPYAQAPGMGLNAFFTFTVVFGLGYSWQEALAMVFICGIISLIITLTNVRKMIIESIPNALRSAISAGIGVFLAYVGIKNAGLLKFTIDPGNYTVVGEGADKAQATIAANSSAVPGLVSFNNPAVLVALAGLVITIFFVIKGIKGGIILSILTTTVLAIAVGLVDLSSIDFANNHVGAAFEDLKTVFGAALGSEGLGALISDTARLPETLMAILAFSLTDIFDTIGTLIGTGEKVGIVATNGENHQSAKLDKALYSDLIGTSIGAIAGTSNVTTYVESAAGIGAGGRTGLTALVVAICFAISSFFSPLLAIVPTAATAPILIIVGIMMLASLKNIHWDDMAEAVPAFFTSIFMGFSYSITQGIAVGFLTYTLTKLVKGQAKDVHVMIWILDALFILNYISMAL; from the coding sequence ATGGACAAATTATTTAAACTAAAAGAGAACGGTACAGACGTTCGTACAGAGGTTCTCGCTGGTTTAACAACTTTCTTTGCAATGAGTTATATTCTCTTTGTAAACCCACAAATTCTTTCGCAAACAGGAATGCCTGCTCAGGGTGTATTCCTCGCAACAATTATCGGTGCAGTTGCTGGTACCCTGATGATGGCCTTCTACGCCAACTTACCTTATGCTCAAGCACCAGGTATGGGTCTTAACGCCTTCTTTACATTTACAGTTGTATTCGGGCTTGGTTATTCATGGCAAGAAGCCTTGGCTATGGTCTTCATCTGTGGAATTATCTCATTGATTATTACCTTGACAAATGTTCGTAAAATGATCATTGAATCGATTCCAAATGCCCTTCGCTCAGCTATTTCAGCTGGTATCGGTGTTTTTCTTGCCTACGTGGGAATTAAGAATGCTGGACTTTTGAAATTTACGATTGATCCAGGAAACTATACTGTTGTAGGAGAAGGGGCTGACAAAGCTCAAGCAACGATTGCAGCAAACTCTTCAGCAGTTCCAGGATTGGTCAGCTTTAATAATCCAGCTGTTTTGGTGGCTCTTGCAGGACTTGTCATTACTATCTTCTTTGTTATCAAAGGGATTAAAGGGGGAATTATTCTCTCTATCTTGACAACAACTGTTCTTGCTATTGCAGTTGGTTTGGTAGATTTGTCTAGTATCGATTTTGCTAACAACCATGTTGGTGCAGCCTTTGAAGACTTGAAGACAGTCTTTGGTGCGGCTCTTGGTTCAGAAGGTTTGGGAGCTTTGATTTCAGATACAGCTCGCTTGCCTGAAACTCTGATGGCTATTCTTGCCTTCTCGTTGACAGATATTTTTGATACAATTGGTACTTTGATCGGTACTGGTGAAAAAGTTGGTATCGTAGCGACAAATGGTGAAAATCACCAATCAGCTAAGTTGGACAAGGCTCTTTACTCTGACTTGATTGGTACTTCAATTGGTGCCATCGCTGGTACTTCGAACGTAACGACTTATGTTGAGTCTGCTGCTGGTATCGGTGCAGGTGGACGTACTGGTTTGACAGCCTTGGTCGTGGCAATCTGTTTTGCGATCTCAAGCTTCTTTAGCCCACTTCTAGCGATTGTACCAACAGCCGCTACAGCTCCAATCTTGATTATCGTTGGAATTATGATGTTGGCTAGCTTGAAAAATATCCATTGGGATGATATGGCTGAAGCGGTTCCTGCCTTCTTCACATCTATCTTTATGGGATTCAGCTACTCTATCACTCAAGGGATTGCAGTTGGTTTCTTGACTTACACTTTGACTAAGCTTGTCAAAGGTCAAGCTAAAGATGTTCATGTAATGATTTGGATTTTGGATGCCTTGTTTATCCTTAACTACATCAGCATGGCCTTATAA
- a CDS encoding CAAX protease, protein MKEKSIWKELLNRAGWLLIFLLATILYQIPIGVTAILTLNAVPLLQSGLMVAGISIVVLGLFIFGARKTQLASFNFSFFKAKDLARLGLSYLVILGSNILGSILLQLSNETTTANQSQINDMVQNSSLISSFFLLALLAPICEEILCRGIVPKKIFRGKENLGFIVGTIVFALLHQPSNLPSLLIYGGMSIVLSWTAYKTQRLEMSILLHMIVNGVAFCLLALVVILSRTLGISV, encoded by the coding sequence ATGAAAGAGAAAAGTATCTGGAAAGAATTATTGAATCGTGCAGGTTGGCTGTTAATCTTTCTGCTAGCGACAATTTTATATCAGATTCCTATAGGGGTTACTGCTATTTTAACTTTAAATGCAGTACCATTGTTACAGTCAGGACTGATGGTTGCTGGTATTTCGATTGTGGTTTTGGGACTATTTATTTTTGGAGCTCGTAAAACGCAATTAGCTAGTTTTAATTTTTCTTTTTTTAAAGCTAAGGATCTGGCACGTTTGGGCTTGAGTTATTTAGTTATTTTAGGGTCAAATATACTAGGTTCTATCTTGCTACAACTGTCAAATGAGACGACAACAGCTAACCAGTCTCAGATTAACGATATGGTTCAGAATAGTTCGTTGATTTCTAGCTTTTTCTTGCTGGCCTTGCTGGCTCCGATTTGTGAGGAAATCTTGTGCCGTGGGATTGTCCCTAAAAAGATTTTCCGAGGCAAGGAGAACTTGGGATTTATAGTAGGTACGATTGTGTTTGCTTTATTGCACCAACCAAGTAATTTACCTTCTTTATTGATTTATGGAGGTATGTCAATCGTTCTATCTTGGACAGCTTACAAGACACAACGTTTGGAAATGTCTATCTTGCTTCACATGATTGTTAATGGGGTAGCCTTCTGTTTATTGGCACTTGTGGTGATTTTGAGTCGGACATTAGGGATTTCTGTTTAA